One genomic window of Desulfuromonas sp. AOP6 includes the following:
- a CDS encoding Rrf2 family transcriptional regulator gives MRLSTKAQYAVRAMVSLHLHTQGSPVSLKEIASREEISLTYLEQLFVKLRRGGIVDSVRGPGGGYVLARSADEIRVDQIIDSVEETLVPVSCMDDQGRCSCTDHCVTHSVWQGLGERIRTFLASMTLADLTREANDKILDRQGRLNENSR, from the coding sequence ATGCGTCTTTCCACGAAAGCGCAATACGCGGTCAGGGCCATGGTCAGTCTGCATCTTCACACCCAGGGATCACCTGTTTCGCTCAAAGAAATTGCTTCCAGGGAGGAGATCTCTCTAACCTACCTGGAACAGCTCTTTGTCAAGTTGCGCCGGGGCGGTATCGTGGACAGCGTGCGGGGGCCGGGTGGGGGCTATGTCCTGGCCAGGTCCGCCGACGAGATTCGGGTCGACCAGATTATCGACAGCGTCGAGGAAACCCTGGTGCCTGTCTCCTGCATGGATGACCAGGGACGTTGCAGCTGTACGGACCATTGCGTGACCCACAGTGTGTGGCAGGGGTTGGGGGAAAGGATTCGTACCTTCCTGGCCTCCATGACTCTCGCCGACCTGACTCGCGAAGCCAATGACAAGATTCTTGACCGCCAGGGGCGGCTCAATGAGAATTCACGATGA
- the cysE gene encoding serine O-acetyltransferase has product MLATLKEDLKAVFDRDPAVRSAMEVVFCYPGFHALLFYRLAHALWIRNFYFLGRLISQMGRFFTGIEIHPGAKIGRGFFIDHGMGVVIGETAEIGNNCTLYHGVTLGGTSWAKEKRHPTLGDNVVVGSGAKILGPFTVGDNSKIGSNSVVVKEVPPNSTVVGVPGRVVMSEGQSVTRADLEHGQLPDPEAKAISCLFDQIRNLERRVKAVTEEQERLKGQMTEKEKTERG; this is encoded by the coding sequence GTGTTAGCTACCCTGAAAGAGGATCTGAAGGCCGTATTTGACCGCGATCCCGCTGTGCGCAGTGCCATGGAGGTCGTGTTCTGTTATCCGGGTTTTCACGCCCTGCTTTTTTATCGTCTTGCCCATGCGTTATGGATCAGGAACTTTTACTTTTTGGGCCGGCTGATCTCCCAAATGGGACGATTTTTTACCGGCATTGAAATTCATCCCGGTGCCAAAATCGGGCGGGGATTCTTTATCGACCACGGCATGGGTGTCGTTATTGGTGAAACGGCTGAAATTGGCAACAACTGCACTCTCTATCACGGTGTCACCCTTGGCGGGACAAGCTGGGCCAAGGAAAAACGTCATCCCACTCTGGGGGACAATGTTGTCGTCGGTTCCGGTGCCAAAATTCTCGGGCCTTTCACCGTGGGAGACAATAGCAAGATCGGCTCCAATTCGGTTGTCGTCAAGGAAGTCCCCCCCAACTCCACGGTCGTCGGCGTGCCTGGACGGGTGGTGATGTCTGAGGGGCAGTCCGTTACCCGGGCTGACCTCGAACATGGACAACTGCCGGACCCTGAAGCCAAGGCCATTTCCTGCCTCTTCGACCAGATCCGTAACCTGGAACGGAGAGTTAAAGCTGTGACTGAAGAACAGGAGCGGCTGAAAGGTCAAATGACTGAAAAAGAAAAGACGGAGAGGGGCTGA
- a CDS encoding fumarate hydratase encodes MPEFTYQDPFPVGKDTTKYYKIPDSEKYVSVANFDGKDVLKVAPEALTVLANQAMKDVSFLLRPEHNEQVAKILRDPEASPNDRGVAMAFLRNAEISANFELPTCQDTGTATIVAKKGQQVWTGCKDEEYLSKGVYKTYTEENLRYSQTVALDMYKEKNTGTNLPAQIDIMATDSDYYKFLFMAKGGGSANKTMLYQETKALLTPEKLEKFLVEKMKYLGTAACPPYHVAFVIGGTSADACMKAVKLATAKELDGLPTEGNEHGQAFRDTALEARLLEAAQKLGIGAQFGGKYFAHDVRVIRLPRHGASCPVGMAVSCSADRNIKAKITREGLFVEEMDRNPGRLIPDQYRGKHGHGTRIDLNRPMKDILADLSKLEVGAPLLLQGTIVVGRDIAHAKFKEILDSGKPLPDYLKNHPIYYAGPAKTPAGKPSGSFGPTTAGRMDSYVDLLQENGGSMVMIAKGNRSQQVTDACKKHGGFYLGSIGGPAAVLAEENIKKVECIDFPELGMEAVWKIEVEDFPAFILVDDKGNDFFKKLGL; translated from the coding sequence ATGCCGGAGTTCACGTATCAGGATCCCTTCCCCGTAGGTAAAGACACCACCAAATACTACAAGATCCCCGATTCGGAAAAATATGTTTCCGTGGCCAACTTCGATGGCAAGGATGTACTAAAGGTCGCCCCGGAGGCTCTCACGGTTCTGGCCAATCAGGCGATGAAAGACGTCTCCTTCCTCCTGCGTCCCGAACATAACGAACAGGTCGCTAAAATTCTGCGTGATCCGGAAGCCTCCCCTAACGATCGCGGCGTCGCCATGGCATTTCTGCGCAACGCGGAAATCTCCGCCAATTTTGAACTGCCTACGTGCCAGGACACCGGCACCGCCACCATCGTCGCCAAAAAAGGCCAGCAGGTATGGACGGGCTGCAAGGACGAGGAATACCTCTCCAAGGGCGTTTACAAAACCTACACCGAAGAGAACCTGCGCTATTCCCAGACGGTCGCTCTTGACATGTATAAAGAAAAGAACACCGGCACCAACCTGCCCGCCCAGATCGACATCATGGCTACCGATAGCGACTATTACAAATTTCTCTTCATGGCCAAAGGGGGCGGCAGCGCCAACAAGACCATGCTCTACCAGGAGACCAAAGCTCTGCTTACACCCGAGAAGCTGGAGAAGTTCCTGGTTGAAAAGATGAAATATCTCGGCACCGCCGCCTGTCCGCCTTACCATGTCGCCTTCGTCATCGGCGGCACCAGCGCCGACGCCTGCATGAAAGCAGTCAAACTGGCCACCGCCAAAGAACTCGATGGCCTGCCCACCGAAGGCAACGAGCATGGCCAGGCGTTCCGTGATACGGCACTCGAAGCCAGACTGCTCGAAGCCGCGCAGAAACTCGGTATCGGCGCCCAGTTCGGTGGCAAGTATTTCGCCCATGACGTCCGCGTCATTCGCCTTCCCCGCCACGGCGCTTCCTGCCCTGTCGGCATGGCTGTTTCCTGCTCCGCCGACCGCAACATCAAGGCTAAAATCACCCGCGAGGGTCTTTTCGTCGAAGAGATGGACCGCAACCCGGGTCGCCTCATTCCCGACCAGTACCGCGGTAAGCACGGCCATGGCACTCGTATCGACCTCAACCGCCCCATGAAGGATATCCTGGCCGACCTGTCCAAACTCGAAGTTGGTGCTCCTTTGCTCCTGCAAGGGACCATCGTGGTGGGCCGCGATATCGCTCATGCCAAGTTCAAGGAAATCCTCGACTCCGGCAAACCGCTGCCCGACTACCTGAAGAATCATCCCATCTACTACGCCGGTCCGGCCAAAACGCCTGCCGGAAAACCGTCCGGTTCCTTCGGGCCGACCACCGCTGGCCGTATGGACTCCTACGTCGACCTGCTACAGGAAAACGGTGGTTCCATGGTCATGATCGCCAAGGGCAACCGCAGCCAGCAGGTTACCGACGCCTGCAAGAAACATGGAGGCTTCTACCTTGGCTCCATTGGGGGACCTGCAGCCGTTCTTGCTGAAGAGAACATCAAGAAGGTCGAGTGCATCGACTTCCCTGAACTCGGCATGGAAGCAGTCTGGAAGATCGAGGTTGAAGATTTTCCCGCCTTTATCCTCGTGGATGACAAAGGAAACGACTTCTTCAAAAAACTGGGACTGTAG
- a CDS encoding acetyl-CoA C-acyltransferase, giving the protein MSINLKGRRVAVVGGLRTPFVKAGTYFKDLSPLAMSTHVVGEMLSRYGIEAESLDDIVWGRVIHDPRISNIAREIVLDLKLPARIRGYMVSNNCITSAHAIANLADAIAGGRSQAGIAGGVESMSQAPVLFGRDASRIFLEVGRASSLKHQVKALLHLRPWHFRPESLSVKEPSTGLSMGEHCELMAKQWQISRQTQDEIALRSHQRAAQATADGRLTAEIAPVKGIDRDMIVRGDTSMEKLGALMPVFDRSERGTLTAGNSSPLTDGAAGVLLMSEERAAREGREPLAFIRDIQFAALHPDDGLLMAPAMAVPALLRRTGLSLRDMDIVEMHEAFGAQIACNLAAWEQGWKDEAIGAVDSAILNPLGSSLAVGHPFAATGARIVTTLAGEMARRKSRYGLVSICAAGAMAAAMILERD; this is encoded by the coding sequence ATGAGCATCAACCTTAAAGGTCGGCGAGTTGCTGTCGTCGGCGGACTGCGAACCCCTTTTGTCAAAGCGGGCACCTATTTTAAAGATCTTTCTCCCCTGGCAATGTCTACCCATGTGGTGGGAGAGATGCTGTCGCGTTATGGGATAGAGGCTGAAAGTCTTGACGATATTGTCTGGGGGCGGGTCATCCATGACCCCAGAATTTCCAATATCGCCCGGGAGATTGTGCTTGACCTCAAATTACCGGCGCGCATTCGCGGTTACATGGTCTCCAATAACTGCATTACTTCGGCTCACGCCATCGCCAATCTGGCCGATGCCATCGCCGGCGGAAGATCCCAAGCTGGCATCGCCGGGGGCGTCGAATCCATGTCGCAGGCGCCTGTCCTGTTCGGCAGGGATGCTTCCCGTATTTTTTTGGAGGTCGGCCGGGCTTCATCATTAAAGCATCAAGTCAAGGCTCTTCTCCATCTGCGGCCATGGCATTTTCGACCTGAATCTCTGTCTGTCAAGGAGCCATCCACCGGTTTGTCCATGGGGGAACATTGTGAACTCATGGCCAAACAGTGGCAAATCTCCCGACAAACCCAGGACGAGATCGCCCTGCGCAGCCATCAACGGGCTGCCCAGGCTACGGCGGATGGTCGACTCACAGCAGAGATCGCACCTGTCAAGGGCATCGATCGGGACATGATCGTGCGCGGCGATACGAGTATGGAAAAATTAGGTGCGCTCATGCCTGTCTTTGACCGCTCTGAAAGGGGAACCCTTACTGCCGGAAACTCCAGTCCTCTCACGGACGGCGCGGCAGGTGTTCTTCTCATGTCGGAAGAGCGGGCGGCCAGGGAAGGGCGGGAGCCGCTGGCCTTTATCCGGGATATCCAATTTGCAGCCTTGCATCCTGACGACGGTCTGCTGATGGCCCCGGCCATGGCTGTTCCAGCTCTGTTGCGTCGGACCGGCCTCTCGTTGCGCGATATGGATATCGTGGAGATGCATGAGGCCTTCGGAGCCCAGATCGCCTGCAATCTGGCTGCCTGGGAGCAGGGCTGGAAGGATGAGGCCATCGGCGCAGTCGATTCCGCGATCCTCAACCCTCTGGGCAGTTCCCTTGCGGTAGGACACCCCTTTGCGGCAACGGGAGCGCGTATTGTCACCACTCTCGCCGGTGAGATGGCCAGACGAAAATCCCGCTATGGTCTGGTTTCCATCTGTGCGGCCGGGGCCATGGCCGCTGCAATGATTCTGGAAAGAGATTGA
- a CDS encoding Na/Pi cotransporter family protein translates to MLDPFKMAYTVLGGLGIFILGMKYLSDSLQMLSGGLIRKAISSLTSNRILAVIVGLSITAFVQSSSITTVMVVGLTNAGLMQLGQAIGVILGANIGTTITGWILAVKVGKYGLLLVALGIFPMLFSKNERISAIAKVLVALGLIFFGLEIMSDAFKPLRSHDGFMNLMLILDAQSLLSLLGCVAIGCALTMVVQSSSAMLGITIALASTGAIPIHTAIALVMGENIGTTITAQLAAIGSTVTARRAALAHSTFNVLGVFIILAIFSPFVGLVEMITPGAADFVNAEGSRPYAAAHIALAHSMFNVTATLVMLPFLKQLENLVTRIIPETGGGEKGPFKYIGAPGSMPVAMGASMVLQELTRMHGRVHKALRHVGSLLHRDLKGRDRFYQKVKEIEQQTDVMQHEITTFTVTLMQAGKASKEQSDTAYGYVRAADELESIADYTASICSYMKRLEKHELDFSDDAWKDLIRFHHEVLAFFNHVSEALKEEGVTDTASIRQEASRLNDLADEIRNAHLARTRAGACGALPGLTFSDMAVALRRIKNHTVNLHEALCFETTPDA, encoded by the coding sequence ATGCTTGATCCTTTCAAAATGGCCTATACCGTACTGGGAGGCCTCGGCATTTTCATCCTTGGGATGAAATACCTTTCGGACAGTCTGCAGATGCTTTCTGGCGGACTGATACGCAAAGCAATTTCCTCACTGACCTCCAACCGCATCCTGGCGGTGATCGTCGGCCTATCCATCACAGCCTTTGTGCAGTCCTCCTCCATCACCACCGTCATGGTCGTCGGCTTGACTAATGCCGGGCTCATGCAGTTGGGCCAGGCGATAGGCGTCATTCTCGGCGCCAATATCGGGACGACCATCACCGGCTGGATCCTGGCCGTCAAAGTCGGCAAATACGGTCTCCTGCTGGTCGCTCTCGGCATCTTTCCGATGCTTTTTTCCAAAAACGAACGCATCTCCGCCATCGCCAAGGTTCTGGTCGCCCTCGGTCTGATCTTCTTCGGCCTGGAGATCATGAGCGACGCCTTCAAGCCCTTGCGCAGTCATGATGGTTTCATGAATCTCATGCTCATCCTCGACGCCCAGTCGCTATTGAGTCTGCTTGGGTGCGTCGCGATTGGCTGCGCGTTGACCATGGTCGTGCAGAGTAGTTCGGCCATGCTGGGCATCACCATAGCCTTGGCCTCAACGGGAGCGATTCCCATTCACACGGCCATCGCCCTGGTCATGGGGGAAAATATCGGCACGACCATCACCGCCCAATTAGCCGCCATCGGCAGCACCGTCACGGCCAGGCGAGCGGCCCTGGCGCATAGCACCTTCAATGTCCTCGGGGTTTTCATCATTTTGGCGATTTTTTCTCCCTTTGTCGGCCTGGTCGAGATGATTACGCCAGGTGCCGCCGATTTCGTCAACGCAGAAGGGAGTCGGCCCTATGCGGCGGCCCATATCGCCCTGGCTCACTCCATGTTCAACGTAACCGCCACCCTGGTGATGTTGCCCTTTCTTAAACAGCTGGAGAACCTTGTCACCCGAATCATCCCTGAAACAGGTGGGGGTGAAAAAGGTCCCTTCAAATACATTGGCGCACCAGGCAGCATGCCGGTCGCCATGGGTGCCTCCATGGTGCTGCAGGAACTGACCCGGATGCATGGTCGCGTCCACAAAGCCCTGCGTCATGTCGGAAGCCTTCTCCATCGCGACCTAAAAGGCAGGGACCGCTTTTATCAGAAAGTGAAGGAAATCGAACAGCAAACTGACGTTATGCAGCATGAGATTACCACCTTCACCGTCACGCTCATGCAGGCCGGCAAAGCAAGCAAGGAGCAGTCAGACACGGCCTACGGTTATGTGAGAGCTGCCGACGAACTCGAATCGATTGCCGACTATACTGCCTCAATCTGCTCCTATATGAAGAGGCTGGAGAAACATGAACTGGACTTCAGCGATGACGCCTGGAAAGATCTCATCCGCTTTCATCATGAGGTTCTGGCTTTCTTCAATCATGTCAGCGAAGCCCTGAAGGAGGAGGGTGTCACCGACACGGCCAGTATTCGCCAAGAGGCCAGTCGGCTCAATGACCTGGCCGACGAAATTCGCAACGCCCACCTTGCCCGCACCAGAGCCGGTGCCTGCGGAGCTTTGCCAGGACTGACTTTCAGCGACATGGCTGTGGCTCTGCGCCGCATTAAAAATCACACCGTCAACCTGCACGAAGCACTCTGCTTCGAAACCACACCCGACGCCTGA
- a CDS encoding SPFH domain-containing protein — translation MDIALIIIGAILLLIVITISAGVKIVPQGYEFVIMRLGKYQTTLKPGLNIIIPYIDTIAAKVTRKDISLDIPSQEVITRDNAVIITNAIAFINIHTPHKAIFGIDHYEHATRNLVMTNLRAIIGQMDLDDALSSREQIKVRLIQAISTDLEDWGLTVKSIEIQDIKPSSTMQASMERQAAAERIRRAAITEAEGEKQAAILTAEGKKQASILAAEGDLEASRRQAEARIVLANATKDALALVQQGIGSEQLPALYLLGEKYIAALQELGVSANAKTVVLPADLPAALQGMFGLKGMK, via the coding sequence ATGGATATCGCTCTTATCATCATTGGTGCCATTCTATTACTCATCGTCATCACCATCTCTGCCGGTGTCAAGATCGTCCCACAGGGGTATGAATTTGTCATTATGCGGCTCGGCAAATATCAAACGACCCTGAAGCCTGGGCTGAACATCATCATCCCTTACATCGACACCATTGCAGCCAAGGTCACGCGCAAGGATATCTCCCTGGATATCCCCAGCCAGGAAGTCATCACGCGGGATAACGCGGTAATCATCACCAACGCGATTGCTTTTATCAACATTCATACACCGCATAAAGCTATTTTCGGCATCGATCATTACGAACATGCCACTCGCAATCTGGTCATGACTAATCTGCGCGCCATAATCGGTCAGATGGATCTGGATGACGCCCTGAGTTCCCGTGAACAAATTAAAGTCAGGCTTATTCAGGCTATTTCGACGGACCTGGAAGATTGGGGCCTGACTGTCAAGAGTATCGAGATCCAGGACATCAAACCGTCATCAACCATGCAGGCCTCCATGGAACGGCAAGCTGCGGCCGAGAGGATCCGCCGCGCTGCCATAACCGAGGCTGAAGGCGAAAAGCAGGCTGCCATTCTGACCGCTGAAGGCAAAAAACAAGCCTCGATACTGGCAGCGGAAGGGGACCTTGAAGCATCTCGTCGTCAGGCCGAAGCGCGCATCGTGCTGGCTAATGCCACCAAAGATGCTCTGGCGCTGGTACAGCAGGGTATTGGCAGCGAACAGCTGCCGGCGTTGTATCTTCTGGGTGAAAAATATATCGCTGCTCTACAGGAACTGGGTGTTTCCGCCAACGCCAAAACGGTGGTTCTGCCAGCCGATCTGCCGGCGGCCCTGCAGGGAATGTTTGGACTTAAAGGCATGAAGTAA
- the ilvA gene encoding threonine ammonia-lyase, biosynthetic, whose product MQKMLKRILTSRVYEAALETPLEEALVLSRALNNRILLKREDLQPIFSFKLRGAYNKVAHLDEEELRCGVIAASAGNHAQGVAYAARQLGARAVIIMPVTTPAIKIAAVQALGAEVVLHGDNYSEAATHCQKMVEQTGMTFIHPFDDELVIAGQGTVADEILRQSSGRLDAVFVPIGGGGLISGIAAYFKALRPEVRIIGVEPVDSDAMARSLELGHRVILDYVGIFADGVAVREVGKLTFDYCRKYVDEIIRVDTDELCSAIKSTYEATRSIAEPAGALALAGLKKYVRQEKITGQTLVAINSGANMNFERLRYVAERTQIGEKQEALFAVTIPERPGALKHFCSDLVGGRNITEFNYRLSSRKGAHIFVGLSIKDEEERATFSRQLAEKGYENLDLTDNDLAKTHIRYMVGGRSAEVGQEVLYRFWFPERPGALSRFLTSMGASWNISLFHYRLQGGDYGRVLIGLEIPPGDQEEFQRFLDSLGYRFMEETDNPAYQLFL is encoded by the coding sequence ATGCAGAAAATGCTCAAACGTATTCTGACCTCCCGCGTTTACGAAGCGGCGCTGGAGACCCCCCTGGAAGAGGCTCTTGTCCTTTCGCGCGCGCTGAACAACCGCATACTTCTTAAACGTGAGGATCTGCAGCCTATCTTCTCTTTTAAATTGCGCGGTGCCTACAATAAGGTAGCTCATCTCGATGAGGAGGAACTTCGATGCGGCGTCATTGCCGCTTCCGCCGGCAACCATGCCCAGGGGGTGGCCTATGCCGCCCGTCAACTCGGCGCCCGGGCCGTGATCATCATGCCGGTGACCACCCCCGCCATCAAGATTGCTGCGGTTCAGGCCTTGGGAGCCGAAGTTGTCCTGCATGGCGACAATTACTCAGAAGCCGCCACCCATTGTCAAAAAATGGTGGAACAGACGGGGATGACATTTATACACCCCTTTGATGACGAACTGGTTATTGCCGGGCAGGGGACCGTAGCCGATGAAATCCTGCGGCAGAGTTCAGGACGACTCGATGCGGTCTTTGTTCCTATCGGCGGCGGCGGTCTCATCAGCGGCATCGCCGCCTATTTCAAGGCGTTGCGGCCCGAGGTGCGCATCATTGGCGTCGAGCCTGTAGATAGCGATGCCATGGCCCGTTCTCTGGAATTGGGGCACCGAGTCATTCTTGACTATGTGGGGATTTTTGCCGATGGGGTGGCGGTCAGGGAAGTCGGCAAGCTGACCTTCGATTATTGCCGCAAATACGTGGACGAGATCATCCGGGTCGATACGGATGAATTATGCAGCGCCATTAAGAGCACCTATGAAGCGACTCGCTCCATTGCCGAGCCGGCCGGGGCGTTGGCGCTGGCTGGCCTTAAAAAATATGTAAGGCAGGAAAAGATCACCGGTCAGACTCTGGTGGCCATCAACTCCGGCGCCAACATGAATTTCGAACGTCTGCGCTATGTGGCCGAAAGAACCCAGATCGGCGAAAAGCAGGAGGCACTTTTTGCCGTGACCATCCCCGAGCGTCCGGGCGCTTTGAAGCACTTCTGCAGTGACCTGGTCGGTGGTCGCAACATTACAGAATTCAATTATCGTCTGTCCAGTCGCAAGGGGGCCCATATTTTTGTTGGTCTCTCCATCAAGGATGAGGAGGAAAGGGCGACTTTCTCGCGTCAGTTGGCTGAAAAAGGCTACGAAAACCTGGATCTCACGGATAACGACCTGGCCAAAACCCATATCCGCTACATGGTCGGCGGCCGTTCTGCCGAAGTCGGTCAGGAAGTTCTCTACCGCTTCTGGTTTCCTGAACGTCCCGGCGCCCTCAGTCGGTTCCTGACCTCCATGGGAGCCAGCTGGAATATCTCTCTCTTCCATTATCGTCTGCAGGGCGGGGATTACGGCCGCGTCCTCATCGGCCTGGAGATCCCACCCGGCGATCAGGAAGAGTTTCAACGCTTTCTTGATTCTCTCGGTTACCGTTTTATGGAAGAGACCGATAACCCGGCTTATCAACTCTTTCTTTAA
- a CDS encoding NfeD family protein, which yields MVNLLWWHWILIGIILVLLELVVPSFTIFWFGLGALLTGLLVMIFPGLALEWQLLVFSAFSICFTILWFRYFRPRKRAFSAAMDDSLAVGQTGIAATRAVAPGESGRVVFSVPVLGYESWEYTADEPINTGDRLRVVAVLTGSGEEGSLAGDGKILKVEKIH from the coding sequence ATGGTAAATCTTCTCTGGTGGCATTGGATTCTCATAGGGATCATCCTGGTGCTCCTTGAACTGGTGGTTCCATCCTTTACCATCTTCTGGTTTGGCTTGGGGGCACTCCTGACCGGCCTTCTGGTCATGATTTTCCCTGGCCTGGCTCTTGAATGGCAGTTGCTGGTCTTTTCCGCGTTCAGCATCTGTTTTACTATTTTATGGTTCCGTTATTTTCGCCCCCGCAAGAGAGCCTTTTCTGCTGCAATGGACGATAGCCTCGCCGTCGGTCAAACCGGTATTGCCGCCACCAGGGCCGTTGCCCCCGGTGAATCCGGTCGGGTGGTTTTTTCGGTACCCGTCCTCGGCTATGAATCCTGGGAGTATACTGCCGACGAACCAATCAACACGGGTGACCGTCTCCGGGTTGTTGCCGTACTGACTGGTTCGGGGGAAGAAGGAAGTCTTGCTGGTGATGGCAAAATTCTCAAAGTCGAGAAAATCCACTGA